In Pseudonocardia sp. DSM 110487, the sequence GGTTATCGCGCCCGCCGACGGTCGCCACGGCGGTTGAGTTGGGCACGGCAGCACAGAACGAGAAACGAGGTGTGCAATGCCCACGTTCCGATCCGCCCAGATCAGCGAGCCCGGCGGTGCCTTCCACGTCGTCGAGCAGGAGCTCCCCGACCCGGCGCGCGGTCAGGTCCGCATCACCGTCGAGGCCTGCGGCGTGTGCCGATCCGACGCGGCCTTCGTGAACGCCGCGTTCCCGAACGTGTCGTTCCCCCTGGTCACCGGCCACGAGATCGCCGGTCGCATCGACACCATCGGCGACGACGTCGAGGGCTGGACCCCCGGGCAACGGGTCGCGGTCGGCTGGTTCGGCGGCCACTGCGGCACCTGCACGGCCTGCCGCGGCGGCGACTTCATCCACTGCGAGCGGCTCCAAGTGCCCGGCTGGGCCTACCCCGGCGGCTACGCCGAGGCCACCGTCGTGCCCGCGAATGCCCTCGCCCGCATCCCCGACGAGCTGAGCGCGACAGAGGCCGCTCCGCTGGGGTGCGCAGGCGTGACCACCTTCAACGCGCTGCGCCGCAGCTCGGCCCGCCCGGGCGACCTCGTCGCGGTGCTCGGCCTGGGTGGCCTCGGGCATCTGGCCGTGCAGTTCGCGAACAAGCTCGGCTTCGAAACCGTCGCTATCGCCCGCGGGGCGGACAAGGCCGCGGCGGCCGAGCGGCTCGGCGCCCACCACTATGTCGACGCCTCGGGTGGCGACGTCGCGAAGCGGTTGCAGGCCCTCGGCGGAGCCAAGGTCGTGCTGGCCACCGCGGGCAGCTCCGCCGCCATGAGCGCGACCATCGACGGGCTGGGCCGGTCCGGCGAGCTCATCGTCGTCGGCGCCGACCCGGAGCCGATCCAGGTGAGTCCGTTCCAGCTCAT encodes:
- a CDS encoding alcohol dehydrogenase catalytic domain-containing protein, which codes for MPTFRSAQISEPGGAFHVVEQELPDPARGQVRITVEACGVCRSDAAFVNAAFPNVSFPLVTGHEIAGRIDTIGDDVEGWTPGQRVAVGWFGGHCGTCTACRGGDFIHCERLQVPGWAYPGGYAEATVVPANALARIPDELSATEAAPLGCAGVTTFNALRRSSARPGDLVAVLGLGGLGHLAVQFANKLGFETVAIARGADKAAAAERLGAHHYVDASGGDVAKRLQALGGAKVVLATAGSSAAMSATIDGLGRSGELIVVGADPEPIQVSPFQLIATSRTVHGHPSGTARDVEETLKFAALTGIRPITETRPLDQVGAAYDRMLSGDARYRMVLTTGR